In Candidatus Polarisedimenticolia bacterium, the following are encoded in one genomic region:
- a CDS encoding rhomboid family intramembrane serine protease encodes MHLLAKLTRDAFELWIGLLNLLGFKSPTWEWRKTRWKMSLEAKLASWEMTERGIRAPVRMCPHCRELVNRSLSTCPACGGSMAGVAGGGSKRLFATILPHFSSLTSVLITANVLLLAIPLITWGTDPEHGGLFSLLAPPWQAQFVFGSKVTQAILQWGQIWRLVTAGFLHMGILHLGMNCYALSLLGPLIENAFGWRKTLFIYVACDIAAFAVSTWWSPQAFSVGASGPLFGLLGFGFVFGRFRAGERGRLVAQQLMGFITPAIVMLFVPGIDNAAHIGGFLAGGILALMMDPGEPRTPAARRTWAILTMLTL; translated from the coding sequence ATGCATCTGCTGGCGAAGCTGACCCGGGACGCCTTCGAGCTCTGGATCGGATTGCTGAACCTTCTAGGGTTCAAGAGCCCGACCTGGGAATGGCGCAAGACCCGCTGGAAGATGTCGCTGGAAGCGAAGCTCGCCTCCTGGGAGATGACCGAGCGCGGCATCCGGGCGCCAGTGCGCATGTGCCCGCACTGCCGCGAGCTGGTGAACCGGTCGCTTTCCACCTGCCCTGCCTGCGGCGGCTCCATGGCGGGAGTCGCGGGCGGCGGCAGCAAGCGCCTGTTCGCGACGATCCTGCCTCACTTCTCCAGCCTGACTTCCGTCCTGATCACCGCCAACGTCCTGCTGCTCGCCATTCCGCTGATCACCTGGGGTACGGACCCAGAACACGGTGGATTGTTCTCGCTTCTGGCGCCTCCCTGGCAGGCCCAGTTCGTTTTCGGATCGAAAGTCACCCAGGCCATTCTCCAATGGGGCCAAATCTGGCGGCTGGTGACGGCGGGATTTCTCCACATGGGGATCCTGCATCTCGGGATGAACTGCTATGCGCTGTCGCTCCTGGGACCGCTCATCGAGAATGCATTCGGTTGGCGCAAGACGTTGTTCATTTACGTTGCCTGCGACATCGCGGCCTTCGCCGTGAGCACCTGGTGGAGTCCGCAGGCCTTCAGCGTCGGAGCCTCGGGGCCGCTGTTCGGGCTGCTCGGGTTCGGCTTCGTCTTCGGACGCTTCCGGGCCGGGGAGCGGGGACGCCTGGTGGCGCAGCAGCTGATGGGGTTCATCACTCCCGCCATCGTCATGCTCTTCGTCCCCGGGATCGACAATGCCGCGCACATCGGCGGCTTCCTGGCCGGCGGGATTCTCGCCTTGATGATGGATCCGGGCGAGCCGCGCACGCCGGCCGCTCGCCGGACCTGGGCGATTCTGACCATGCTCACTCT